CACTACATCGCATACGTCCAGCTCTGGAACGGTGAAACCCTTCTGGGACAGGCAACATTCACTCCGGGAACTCTCGGTAACGAAAAAGGCCATGTCGAAGTCGATTTTCATATCGTTCCTATGAAAAATATGACGCTGACTGCCATGAGCTATTGCACGAAGCATGGTCTCTGGGAGAGCGATCCGGTCAAAGTCGAAGTAAAATAAATCATTTCGCAAAAATCCGTGAGCCGGAAAATAGGATCTATTCCGGCTCAAATCTTACAAAGAGGCAAATAATGCCGATAATGTTTCCAGGAACAGTTGCAGGAGATTTGCAAATCTCCTAACAAATTTGCACCGGAAGGGATGCGCGGCATCCCTTCTATAACCTCTTTTTAACCCCATTTGATCTAAACTTCCCCTATGAATCGACTCTACAATGCACTGCAGCTCAAACGTCTCCGCCAGCTCAAACAACTGGGGTTCAGGTACGTACCTCTCATCGAGAAACGAAGCGCTTCCGACCTGGTTCTTCCCGACGACCTGAAGGCACTGGAACAGATCGTTTCGCAGTGTCAGCTCTGTCCCCTCAGCAAAACGCGGACCAAAACGGTCTTCGGAGAAGGCAATCCCCGCGCAGCGCTGATGTTCGTGGGGGAAGGTCCGGGCGCCCAGGAGGATATAAGTGGTCGCCCTTTCGTCGGACGTGCTGGCGAACTTTTGACGAAAATGATAGAAAACGTTCTCGAAATTCCCCGCAGTGAAGTCTATATAGCCAACATCGTCAAATGCAGACCCCCCAACAACCGCGTACCCACGCCCGAAGAGGCCTATACCTGCCTTCCCTATCTTCACAAACAGATTGAACTGGTTCAGCCCAAAGTCATCGCGGCACTCGGGGCCACGGCATACCACTATCTCACAGGCGACAGGACCGGTATCACAAAAATTCGCGGAACGGTTATGGACATGGGGACCTTCAAGCTGGTTCCCACCTATCATCCGAGCTATCTGCTCCGCAATCCATCCGCCAAAAAAGAGTCTTATCAGGATCTGCTGACCATCAAGGGTTTACTATGAAAAAGATTTTCTATCTTGTTTTACTTTTTTTGCCACTTTCGCTTTATGCCCAGAGCCAGCTGCTCTCGCCCATTCCTCTTCCTTCGCAAATCATTATAGATCTCGATACGACCCCCTATGACGATGCGATGCTTGAAGAGGCACTGGCGCAGGGTCAGATTTTTACGTTCCTGGCCAAATCTGGCCAGACCGAAAATCCGGACATTCTTGCTAAGCGCCGCAGCTACATGGCACTTTTCAATCTCAAAGGAAGGATATACGGACAATCGGCCTTCAGGATAGCGTTTCTGGTTTCCAAAAAAGTGATCGGCAAGTATGCCGTATCCACCACCCATTCGGCACTGGCCTATCTTCTCAATCGCGGCATTCCGTTCGAAATGGACGTCTTTTCGATGCCGGATGAATCCACCGAGGCACTC
This genomic interval from Hydrogenimonas urashimensis contains the following:
- a CDS encoding class II SORL domain-containing protein; protein product: MPKVNRYVDIDTVEREAKKDYIDRHSPFVHCETTAEKGKPFPVKVKVGNEYTHPDDFDHYIAYVQLWNGETLLGQATFTPGTLGNEKGHVEVDFHIVPMKNMTLTAMSYCTKHGLWESDPVKVEVK
- a CDS encoding uracil-DNA glycosylase produces the protein MNRLYNALQLKRLRQLKQLGFRYVPLIEKRSASDLVLPDDLKALEQIVSQCQLCPLSKTRTKTVFGEGNPRAALMFVGEGPGAQEDISGRPFVGRAGELLTKMIENVLEIPRSEVYIANIVKCRPPNNRVPTPEEAYTCLPYLHKQIELVQPKVIAALGATAYHYLTGDRTGITKIRGTVMDMGTFKLVPTYHPSYLLRNPSAKKESYQDLLTIKGLL